A stretch of Methylogaea oryzae DNA encodes these proteins:
- a CDS encoding NADH:ubiquinone reductase (Na(+)-transporting) subunit D, whose translation MSINLNLDAESKKVLVDPLVDNNPITLQVLGICSALAVTSNLGTALIMSLALTTVTAFSSAGIAAIRNHVPSSVRIIAQMVIIASLVIVVDQLLKAFAYGVSKQLSVFVGLIITNCIVMGRAEAYAMKNPPWESFLDGIGNGAGYSLILITVATIREILGAGKWLGHEVLPLVKDGGWYVPNGLLLLPPSAFFLIGLIIWGVRSWKPKQAEKADFRINALAHGEGGAH comes from the coding sequence ATGAGCATCAATCTGAATCTGGACGCTGAGTCCAAAAAAGTTCTGGTCGATCCCCTGGTGGACAACAATCCCATCACCTTGCAGGTGCTGGGCATTTGTTCGGCCTTGGCGGTTACGTCCAACCTAGGTACGGCGCTCATCATGAGCTTGGCGCTCACCACCGTGACCGCCTTCTCCAGCGCCGGCATCGCAGCCATCCGCAACCACGTGCCCAGCAGCGTGCGCATCATCGCCCAGATGGTGATCATTGCTTCCCTGGTGATCGTGGTGGATCAGCTGCTGAAAGCTTTCGCCTACGGCGTCAGCAAGCAGCTGTCGGTGTTCGTCGGCCTCATCATCACCAACTGCATCGTGATGGGCCGCGCCGAAGCCTACGCCATGAAGAACCCGCCCTGGGAAAGCTTCCTGGACGGCATCGGCAACGGCGCCGGCTACAGCTTGATCCTCATCACCGTCGCCACCATCCGCGAAATCCTCGGCGCTGGCAAGTGGCTGGGCCACGAAGTGCTGCCCCTGGTGAAGGACGGCGGCTGGTACGTGCCCAACGGCCTGCTGCTGCTGCCGCCCAGCGCTTTCTTCCTCATCGGCCTGATCATCTGGGGCGTGCGTTCCTGGAAACCGAAGCAGGCGGAGAAGGCGGATTTCCGCATCAATGCGCTGGCGCACGGTGAAGGGGGGGCACACTGA
- a CDS encoding NADH:ubiquinone reductase (Na(+)-transporting) subunit B, with protein MSRTREFLDKLHPHFAKGGKFEVLYPVFEMVDTFLYSPADVTTGNTHVRDAVDLKRVMTYVVLASLPCVLMAILNTGYQANLAMEALGKTSVDNWRGLILNMFGYSPYNPLSVVMHGLMYFLPVYIVTLVAGGIWEVLFATVRKHDVNEGFFVSSMLFALSLPPSIPLWQVAIGISFGVVLGKEVFGGTGKNFLNPALTGRAFLYFAYPASMSGDAVWTAVDGYTGATALGLAAMGGVDGITAAGIGWFQTLIGFEQGSMGETSVLACALGAAFLIYTRVANWRVMAGVMVGMVGTSTLLNIIGSDSNAMYSMPFYWHLTLGGFAFGMVYMATDPVSAAMTNPGRWVFGALVGFMTVLIRVVNPAFPEGIMLAILFSNIFAPLIDYVVIKANIRRRAKRYA; from the coding sequence ATGTCTCGCACAAGAGAATTCCTCGACAAACTGCACCCGCACTTCGCCAAGGGCGGGAAGTTTGAAGTTCTGTACCCCGTGTTCGAAATGGTGGATACCTTCCTGTATTCGCCCGCCGACGTGACCACGGGCAACACCCACGTGCGCGACGCCGTGGACCTGAAGCGCGTCATGACCTACGTGGTGCTGGCGAGCTTGCCCTGCGTGTTGATGGCCATCCTCAACACCGGCTACCAGGCCAACCTGGCCATGGAAGCCCTGGGCAAGACCTCGGTGGACAACTGGCGCGGCCTGATCCTCAACATGTTCGGCTACAGCCCGTACAACCCGCTGTCGGTGGTGATGCACGGCCTGATGTACTTCCTGCCGGTTTACATCGTCACCCTGGTGGCGGGCGGCATCTGGGAAGTGCTGTTCGCCACCGTGCGCAAGCACGACGTGAACGAAGGCTTCTTCGTGTCCTCCATGCTGTTCGCCCTGTCCCTGCCGCCCAGCATTCCGCTGTGGCAGGTGGCCATCGGCATTTCCTTCGGCGTGGTGCTGGGCAAGGAAGTGTTCGGCGGCACCGGCAAGAACTTCCTCAACCCGGCCCTGACCGGCCGCGCCTTCCTCTACTTCGCTTATCCGGCTTCCATGTCCGGCGACGCGGTGTGGACGGCGGTGGACGGTTATACCGGCGCCACCGCCCTGGGCCTGGCGGCCATGGGCGGTGTGGACGGCATCACGGCCGCAGGCATCGGCTGGTTCCAGACCTTGATCGGCTTCGAACAGGGTTCCATGGGCGAAACCTCCGTGCTCGCTTGCGCCCTGGGCGCTGCGTTCCTCATCTACACCCGCGTGGCCAACTGGCGCGTCATGGCCGGCGTCATGGTCGGCATGGTCGGAACCTCGACCCTGCTGAACATCATCGGCAGCGACAGCAACGCTATGTACTCCATGCCGTTCTATTGGCATCTGACCCTGGGCGGTTTCGCCTTCGGCATGGTCTATATGGCCACCGACCCGGTCAGCGCGGCGATGACCAATCCCGGCCGTTGGGTATTCGGCGCTTTGGTCGGCTTCATGACGGTGCTGATCCGCGTGGTCAACCCGGCCTTCCCGGAAGGCATCATGCTGGCCATCCTGTTCTCCAACATATTCGCGCCGCTCATCGACTACGTCGTGATCAAGGCGAACATCAGAAGAAGGGCGAAACGCTATGCCTAA
- the nqrE gene encoding NADH:ubiquinone reductase (Na(+)-transporting) subunit E, with protein MEAYINLFIKSVFIENMALSFFLGMCTFIAVSKKIETAVGLGIAVTIVQILTVPANNLIYSYLLKEGALSWIGLRDVDLSFLALMACIGVIAAMVQILEMVLDKFFPALYNALGIFLPLITVNCAILAGSLFMIERDYNFAESTVYGIGSGFGWALAITLMAGVREKLKYSDVPAGLQGLGITFITAGLMALGFMAFSGIQL; from the coding sequence ATGGAAGCCTATATCAACCTCTTTATAAAGTCGGTTTTCATCGAAAACATGGCTTTGTCGTTCTTCCTGGGCATGTGCACCTTCATCGCCGTGTCCAAGAAGATCGAAACCGCCGTCGGTCTCGGCATCGCTGTGACCATCGTGCAGATCCTGACCGTGCCGGCCAACAACCTGATCTACAGCTATCTGCTGAAGGAAGGGGCGCTGTCCTGGATCGGTCTGCGCGACGTGGACCTGAGCTTCCTGGCCCTGATGGCCTGCATCGGCGTGATCGCCGCCATGGTGCAGATCCTGGAAATGGTGCTGGATAAGTTCTTCCCGGCTTTGTACAACGCGCTGGGCATCTTCCTGCCCTTGATCACGGTGAACTGCGCCATTCTGGCCGGTTCCTTGTTCATGATCGAGCGCGACTACAACTTTGCCGAAAGCACGGTCTACGGTATCGGTTCCGGCTTCGGCTGGGCCTTGGCCATCACCCTGATGGCCGGCGTGCGCGAAAAGCTGAAATACAGCGACGTGCCGGCCGGCCTGCAAGGGCTGGGCATCACGTTCATCACGGCGGGTCTGATGGCGCTGGGCTTCATGGCGTTCTCGGGCATTCAATTGTAA
- a CDS encoding Na(+)-translocating NADH-quinone reductase subunit C — MPNQDQDFKAKLAVWREQLERYWRYVLTLSNDSFEKTVAVAFALCLGGAVLVSASAVILHPLQVSNKSKDEKLNILEVVGMLDEDTDVDEAFKQFEVKIVDLSTGDYDNGIDPKTYDQRKAAKDPVMGVSIPAEEDIASIKRKAKYAKVYLVKEAGKLKSVILPVNGYGLWSTMYGFMALEADGNTVVGLNLYDQAETPGLGGEVVNPKWKALWKGKKVYNESSVAVHESNLSEKGQTVEIGEVALGLVKGGVDPSKPGAEFQVDSLAGATLTSRGVSNLVRYWMSKDGYGPYLAKVRAGKG, encoded by the coding sequence ATGCCTAACCAAGACCAAGACTTCAAAGCCAAGTTGGCGGTCTGGCGGGAGCAGTTGGAGCGCTACTGGCGCTACGTGCTGACCCTGTCCAACGACAGCTTCGAAAAAACCGTAGCGGTGGCCTTCGCCCTGTGCTTGGGCGGCGCCGTGCTGGTGTCCGCTTCGGCGGTGATCCTGCACCCGTTGCAGGTATCCAATAAGTCCAAGGACGAAAAGCTCAACATCCTCGAGGTGGTGGGCATGCTGGACGAGGACACCGACGTGGACGAGGCCTTCAAGCAGTTCGAAGTGAAGATCGTCGACCTGTCCACCGGCGACTACGACAACGGCATCGACCCGAAGACCTACGACCAGCGCAAAGCGGCCAAGGATCCGGTGATGGGCGTGTCGATCCCGGCCGAAGAGGATATCGCCAGCATCAAGCGCAAAGCCAAATACGCCAAGGTTTACCTGGTGAAAGAGGCGGGCAAGCTGAAGTCGGTGATCCTGCCGGTGAATGGTTACGGCCTGTGGTCCACCATGTACGGTTTCATGGCCCTGGAAGCGGACGGCAACACCGTGGTCGGCCTGAACCTCTACGACCAGGCGGAAACGCCGGGTCTGGGCGGCGAAGTGGTGAACCCCAAGTGGAAAGCGTTGTGGAAGGGTAAAAAGGTCTACAACGAATCCAGCGTGGCGGTGCACGAATCGAACCTGTCGGAAAAAGGCCAAACCGTCGAGATCGGCGAAGTGGCTTTAGGTTTGGTCAAGGGTGGCGTGGATCCGTCCAAGCCGGGTGCCGAGTTCCAAGTGGACAGCCTGGCCGGCGCGACGCTGACCAGCCGCGGCGTGAGCAACCTGGTGCGCTACTGGATGAGTAAGGACGGTTACGGTCCTTACTTGGCAAAGGTTAGAGCTGGAAAGGGCTAA
- a CDS encoding response regulator, which produces MQAARDAGAEILIVDDNRAQVEPLRLLLEGQGYRVTATANGKQALAAALSRKPALLVSDIVIPELDGYGLCRAIKSDDKLKDVPVILLTSLADPHDVIRGLECGADNFIRKPYDGDYLLSRIRSLLMNVELRNSRDTQHGVEVDIGGGKHLITAERQQILDLLISTYEQAVRFNNELMQRDRDLVDCNQVLSGLYRVADGLNHADTELAVAETVLTRALELPGIQGGCIWLREGESGFRLAASCNLSLPQGQDTFEGVCACQHKLLSGELDRAVNIIECERLVMAKGAAPSSCHHASIPLWTPGRSALGIMNLVGSGDGLFNEMMLKMLFGIGNQVAVALERARLHERLERLVEERTAKLAAEVAQRRLVQEEQSRLAAIVEATPDLVATVGLDGRVLYFNPAARQLLGFDAEFVPFAVNLFDTHPAWASQLIRQEAIPYALEHGTWSGETALLGRDGQEIPMLQVIIAHRSHDGTVGYLSTIARDIGKRKQTEAALLQLNEELESKVAARTADLELARRAAEEANRAKSAFLASMSHEIRTPMNGVIGMVDVLHQTSLKGHQVEMVELIRDSAYALLGIIDDILDFSKIEAGKLEIEHVLMSPVEVVEKACDMLDRLAEKKGVELTLFTDPALPGQVLGDPGRLRQILVNLVNNAIKFSSGQEQQGKVSIRALLAEQDPERIVIEVRVADNGIGMDREVQARLFAPFVQADASTTRRFGGTGLGLAIVRHLVALKGGEIAVQSEPGQGSVFSVRLPFALPADQAEAADDGPPVAGLSCLLVGGPDGLAGDFAAYLKATEARVEWTPDLAAAMRWAETCPPGVWVWVIDFGSEHGRPEDLRAASRARPDVDCRLVVIERGQRRRIRRLKDPERVMVDGNVLNRRTFLRAVAIAAGRLWEDSDAATTGGEETSFQPPSREEALRQGRLILIAEDNDTNQKVILQQLALLGYAADVAANGGEALERWQSGDYALLLTDLHMPEMDGYELTGAIRAAEQDSRRMPIVALTANALRGEAEHCRAVGMDDYLSKPARLSDLKAMLEKWLPNADEIPAPAIKPVDVSVLQQLVGDDPAIINEFLRDFRLSAAKIAAELRAACLDGQAERAGAAAHKLKSSSRSVGAMALGELCAELEQAGKAGRMEALSDLLPRFEAEISAVEQYLAAL; this is translated from the coding sequence ATGCAAGCCGCAAGAGACGCCGGCGCCGAAATCCTCATCGTCGACGACAACCGCGCGCAGGTGGAGCCGCTGCGTTTGCTGCTGGAAGGGCAGGGCTATCGGGTCACCGCGACGGCGAACGGCAAACAGGCGCTGGCGGCGGCCCTGTCGCGCAAGCCGGCATTGCTCGTCAGCGACATCGTCATCCCGGAGCTGGACGGATACGGCTTGTGCCGCGCGATCAAATCCGACGACAAGCTGAAAGACGTCCCGGTGATCCTGCTGACTTCCCTGGCCGATCCGCACGATGTGATCCGCGGGCTGGAGTGCGGGGCGGACAACTTCATCCGCAAGCCTTACGACGGGGACTATCTGCTGTCGCGCATCCGGTCTTTGCTGATGAACGTCGAGCTGCGCAACAGCCGGGACACCCAGCACGGCGTGGAAGTCGACATCGGCGGCGGCAAGCATCTGATTACCGCCGAACGGCAACAGATACTCGATTTGTTGATCTCCACCTACGAGCAGGCCGTTCGCTTCAACAACGAATTGATGCAGCGGGACAGGGACCTGGTGGATTGCAACCAGGTGCTGAGCGGCTTGTATCGCGTCGCCGACGGACTCAACCATGCGGACACCGAGCTGGCGGTGGCGGAAACGGTGTTGACCCGCGCGCTGGAGCTGCCCGGCATCCAGGGCGGGTGCATCTGGTTGAGGGAGGGCGAATCCGGCTTTCGCTTGGCCGCGTCGTGCAACCTGTCGCTGCCGCAGGGGCAGGACACCTTCGAAGGCGTTTGCGCATGCCAGCACAAGCTGCTCAGCGGCGAACTGGATCGCGCCGTCAATATCATCGAATGCGAGCGCCTGGTGATGGCCAAGGGCGCCGCGCCGTCTTCGTGCCATCACGCCAGCATTCCCCTGTGGACGCCCGGCCGCAGCGCGCTGGGCATCATGAACTTGGTCGGATCGGGAGACGGGCTGTTCAATGAAATGATGCTGAAAATGCTGTTCGGCATCGGTAACCAGGTCGCCGTGGCGCTGGAACGCGCCCGGCTGCACGAGCGCCTGGAGCGCTTGGTCGAGGAGCGAACCGCCAAATTGGCGGCGGAAGTGGCGCAACGCCGGCTGGTCCAGGAGGAGCAGTCGCGGCTGGCGGCCATCGTCGAAGCCACGCCGGATCTGGTGGCGACGGTGGGGCTGGACGGCCGCGTGCTGTATTTCAACCCGGCCGCCCGGCAACTGCTGGGATTCGACGCCGAGTTCGTTCCGTTCGCGGTGAACCTGTTCGATACCCATCCCGCCTGGGCCTCTCAGTTGATACGGCAGGAGGCGATTCCTTACGCGCTAGAGCACGGTACCTGGAGCGGCGAAACGGCGCTGCTGGGGCGCGACGGCCAGGAAATTCCCATGTTGCAGGTGATTATCGCCCACCGGAGCCACGATGGAACCGTGGGGTACTTGTCGACCATCGCTCGGGACATCGGCAAGCGCAAGCAGACCGAAGCCGCGCTTTTGCAGCTCAACGAAGAGCTGGAGAGCAAAGTGGCGGCGCGCACCGCCGATCTGGAGTTGGCGCGCCGCGCGGCGGAGGAGGCCAACCGCGCCAAGTCGGCTTTTCTCGCCAGCATGAGCCACGAGATCCGGACGCCCATGAACGGCGTGATCGGCATGGTGGACGTGCTGCACCAGACCAGCCTCAAAGGCCATCAAGTGGAAATGGTCGAACTCATCCGCGATTCGGCTTACGCCTTGCTGGGCATCATCGACGACATCCTGGACTTCTCCAAGATCGAGGCCGGCAAGCTGGAAATCGAGCACGTTCTGATGTCGCCGGTGGAGGTGGTGGAAAAAGCCTGCGATATGTTGGATCGCCTGGCGGAAAAGAAAGGCGTGGAGTTGACGCTGTTCACCGATCCGGCGTTGCCTGGGCAAGTGCTGGGCGATCCCGGCCGCTTGCGGCAGATTTTGGTCAATCTGGTCAACAACGCCATCAAATTCTCCAGCGGACAGGAGCAACAGGGCAAAGTCTCGATTCGGGCTCTGCTGGCCGAGCAGGACCCGGAGCGGATCGTGATCGAAGTGCGGGTGGCCGATAACGGCATCGGCATGGACCGGGAGGTCCAGGCGCGGCTGTTCGCCCCTTTCGTCCAGGCCGACGCCTCGACCACCCGCCGTTTCGGCGGCACCGGCCTGGGGCTGGCTATCGTTCGCCATCTGGTGGCCTTGAAGGGTGGCGAAATCGCCGTGCAAAGCGAACCGGGCCAAGGCAGCGTGTTCAGCGTGCGCCTGCCGTTCGCGCTGCCGGCGGATCAGGCCGAAGCCGCCGATGACGGGCCGCCGGTCGCCGGTCTGTCCTGCCTGCTGGTGGGCGGCCCGGACGGTTTGGCCGGCGATTTCGCCGCCTATCTCAAGGCCACCGAGGCGCGGGTGGAGTGGACGCCCGATTTGGCTGCGGCCATGCGATGGGCCGAAACCTGTCCGCCGGGCGTCTGGGTATGGGTGATCGACTTCGGCAGCGAGCACGGACGGCCGGAGGATTTGCGCGCGGCCAGCCGGGCGCGGCCGGACGTCGATTGCCGCCTGGTGGTCATCGAGCGCGGGCAGCGCCGGCGGATACGCCGCCTGAAGGACCCGGAGCGGGTGATGGTGGACGGCAACGTGCTTAACCGCCGGACATTCCTCCGCGCGGTCGCGATCGCTGCCGGCCGTCTGTGGGAGGACAGCGACGCCGCGACAACCGGCGGCGAAGAGACGTCTTTCCAGCCGCCGTCGCGGGAGGAGGCCCTGCGGCAAGGACGCTTGATTCTCATCGCCGAAGACAACGACACCAACCAGAAAGTCATTCTGCAGCAGTTGGCGCTGCTCGGTTACGCCGCCGATGTCGCCGCCAACGGCGGCGAGGCGCTGGAACGCTGGCAAAGCGGCGATTACGCCTTGTTGCTTACCGATCTTCACATGCCGGAAATGGACGGTTACGAACTGACCGGGGCTATCCGCGCCGCGGAGCAGGACTCCCGGCGTATGCCCATCGTTGCGTTGACGGCCAATGCCTTGCGGGGCGAGGCGGAGCATTGCCGCGCCGTGGGAATGGACGATTATTTGAGCAAGCCGGCCCGGCTGTCGGATCTAAAGGCCATGCTGGAAAAATGGCTGCCTAACGCCGACGAAATCCCCGCCCCGGCGATAAAGCCGGTGGATGTGAGCGTACTACAGCAGCTGGTTGGCGATGATCCTGCAATAATTAACGAATTCTTGCGCGACTTTCGCCTCAGCGCGGCCAAAATCGCGGCGGAGTTAAGGGCCGCCTGCCTTGACGGGCAAGCGGAGCGGGCCGGCGCGGCGGCTCATAAGCTCAAATCCTCGTCCCGCTCCGTTGGCGCGATGGCGTTGGGCGAGTTGTGCGCCGAGCTGGAACAGGCCGGCAAAGCGGGACGGATGGAGGCCTTGTCCGACTTGTTGCCGCGTTTCGAGGCTGAGATATCCGCCGTTGAGCAATATCTGGCGGCATTGTAG
- a CDS encoding response regulator has translation MAVYSSSVSTVLVASDNVHDAALAKKLLDVDFGKVLLSIDPVRMTEDFDHRKPDVLVLAFRALEKSVRHYLELLHLGGAVQSQPHRTVVLCGKEEVPQAYELCRDGVFNDYVLFWPMADDALRLPMAAHNALRSLAAVRAGWPAAQDLAVHNHRLARQLELLLHPPGEAGREAGAAVEPAGGGGVAVDESGAGGEGRSPESPAKRQPATILVVDDDEFQHKIVSTILKDDNYRLVFATGGVDALNLLRKVRPDLILMDVMMPDMDGLAVTRQIRAASRFSGIPIVIITGKREKNIVIDSLKAGATGFVVKPFDRDTLRNKVAQVLHLA, from the coding sequence ATGGCCGTTTATAGCTCCTCCGTTTCCACCGTTTTGGTCGCATCGGATAACGTCCACGATGCGGCGTTGGCGAAAAAGCTTCTGGACGTCGACTTCGGGAAGGTGTTGTTGTCCATCGATCCGGTCCGGATGACGGAAGACTTCGATCATCGGAAGCCGGACGTGTTGGTGCTGGCGTTCAGGGCGCTGGAAAAAAGCGTGCGCCATTACCTGGAGTTGCTCCATCTGGGGGGCGCAGTCCAGTCGCAGCCGCACCGCACCGTTGTCCTGTGCGGCAAGGAGGAGGTTCCGCAGGCTTACGAGTTGTGCCGCGACGGGGTTTTCAACGACTATGTCCTGTTCTGGCCTATGGCGGACGACGCCTTGCGTTTGCCCATGGCGGCACATAATGCGTTACGGTCGCTGGCGGCCGTTCGCGCCGGTTGGCCGGCGGCGCAGGATCTCGCCGTTCACAACCATCGTTTGGCGCGACAGTTGGAGCTGTTGCTGCATCCGCCGGGGGAGGCGGGCCGCGAAGCCGGCGCCGCTGTCGAACCGGCCGGCGGCGGGGGCGTCGCCGTCGACGAGAGCGGGGCGGGAGGCGAGGGGCGCTCGCCCGAGTCTCCGGCGAAACGCCAGCCGGCCACGATACTGGTGGTGGACGACGACGAATTTCAGCACAAAATCGTCAGCACGATCCTGAAGGACGACAACTACCGGTTGGTGTTCGCCACCGGCGGAGTCGACGCGCTGAATCTGCTGCGCAAGGTGCGGCCCGACTTGATTCTGATGGATGTCATGATGCCGGATATGGATGGTTTGGCGGTGACGAGGCAGATTCGGGCCGCCTCCCGCTTTTCCGGTATTCCTATCGTCATCATCACCGGCAAAAGGGAGAAAAACATCGTTATCGACAGTTTGAAGGCCGGGGCCACCGGCTTCGTCGTCAAGCCCTTCGACCGGGACACGCTGCGCAACAAGGTGGCGCAAGTGCTGCATTTGGCTTAA
- a CDS encoding Na(+)-translocating NADH-quinone reductase subunit A, which yields MLIKIDKGLDLPITGGPEQAIRDDGGRVATVAVVGQDYVDLKPTMLVQEGDQVKLGQPLFAHKKNPRILFTSPGSGVVKAIHRGDRRVLQSVVVALDGKRDEIKFKSYRAEELSSLAADKVKDNLLNSGLWTSLRTRPYSKVPDPDTVPHAIFVNAMDTNPLAGNPEVVINARAADFVNGLAVIGRLTEGKVYLSKAPGAKLPASDRVTVAEFSGPHPAGLAGTHIHFLDPVSTDRTAWSLDYQAVMAIGALFTTGKLNVERVVSLAGPIVNKPRLVRTRVGACLSELTAGQLAAGKEARVISGSVLHGRKAEGWADFLGPYHNQVSVVEEGREREFIGWLEPGEKKFSALNVMLSSLPKFAGKKFAFNTNKNGSARAIVPVGVYETVMPLDILPAQLLRSLVVGDTDMAQALGCLELDEEDLALCTFVDPGKHDFGPVLRQNLTQIEKEG from the coding sequence ATGCTAATCAAGATAGACAAAGGCTTGGATTTGCCCATTACGGGCGGACCCGAGCAAGCGATCCGCGACGATGGCGGCAGGGTCGCCACCGTGGCCGTCGTCGGCCAGGACTATGTGGACCTCAAGCCGACCATGCTGGTGCAAGAGGGTGACCAGGTTAAGCTGGGCCAGCCTCTCTTCGCCCACAAGAAAAATCCCCGCATTTTGTTCACCTCGCCGGGTTCCGGTGTGGTCAAAGCCATCCATCGCGGCGACCGGCGCGTGCTGCAATCCGTGGTGGTCGCCCTGGACGGCAAGCGGGACGAAATCAAGTTCAAGAGCTACCGCGCCGAAGAGCTGTCCAGCCTGGCGGCGGACAAGGTCAAGGACAACTTGCTCAACTCCGGCTTGTGGACCAGTCTGCGTACCCGTCCCTACAGCAAGGTGCCCGATCCCGATACGGTTCCCCACGCCATTTTCGTTAACGCCATGGATACCAATCCCTTGGCGGGCAATCCGGAAGTGGTGATCAACGCCCGCGCGGCGGATTTCGTCAACGGGCTGGCCGTGATCGGCCGCTTGACGGAAGGCAAGGTATACCTGAGCAAGGCGCCGGGCGCCAAGCTTCCGGCCAGCGACCGCGTGACGGTGGCGGAATTTTCCGGCCCCCACCCGGCGGGCTTGGCGGGTACCCATATTCATTTCCTGGATCCGGTCAGCACTGACCGTACGGCGTGGAGCCTGGATTACCAGGCAGTCATGGCCATCGGCGCGCTGTTCACCACCGGCAAGCTCAACGTCGAGCGCGTGGTGTCCCTGGCCGGCCCCATCGTCAACAAGCCGCGCTTGGTGCGCACCCGCGTCGGCGCTTGCTTGAGCGAGCTCACCGCCGGCCAGTTGGCCGCCGGCAAGGAAGCTCGGGTGATCTCCGGCTCCGTGCTGCACGGCCGCAAGGCGGAAGGCTGGGCCGACTTCCTCGGTCCGTATCACAACCAGGTGTCGGTCGTCGAAGAAGGCCGCGAGCGCGAGTTCATCGGCTGGCTGGAGCCGGGCGAGAAGAAGTTCTCCGCCCTCAACGTGATGCTGAGCAGCCTGCCGAAGTTCGCCGGCAAGAAGTTCGCCTTCAATACCAACAAGAACGGCAGCGCCCGCGCCATCGTGCCGGTGGGCGTTTACGAGACGGTGATGCCGCTGGACATCCTGCCGGCTCAGCTGCTGCGCTCCCTGGTGGTCGGCGATACCGACATGGCCCAGGCTTTGGGCTGCCTGGAGCTGGACGAGGAGGACCTGGCGCTGTGCACCTTCGTCGATCCCGGCAAGCACGACTTCGGCCCGGTACTCCGGCAGAACCTAACCCAGATTGAGAAGGAAGGCTGA
- a CDS encoding EAL domain-containing response regulator encodes MLDDEPFMLKLLAHMLASLGFASITTCDSGRAALALFDGPDTPPDLILLDLNMPEMDGVEFVRYLVERRYVGSLVLVSGEDERMQQSVEKLVRAHKISILGHLCKPASPEKLAELLGQWTPPPAGKVRVAKKAYDADEVRAAIEGGRLINYYQPKVSVSTSEVVGVETLVRWHHHEDGVVAPDQFIGVAEAHGLIDGLTQVVFTNALADAKGWQEAGLALRVAVNISMDNLESLDFTDFVAAQTLAAGVPPQQVVLEVTESRLMQDARTPLEVLARLRLKRFRLSIDDFGTGHSSLAQLRDIPFDELKIDQGFVHGAWSNETLRVMYDASLNLARQLGMEVVAEGIEDREDWELLRRTGCDIAQGYLIARPMPAADVAGWIADWQSGGFSRLVVGD; translated from the coding sequence GTGCTTGATGACGAGCCGTTCATGCTCAAATTGCTGGCGCATATGTTGGCAAGCCTGGGGTTCGCTTCGATCACCACTTGCGACAGCGGCCGCGCCGCCCTGGCTTTGTTCGACGGTCCCGACACGCCGCCGGACCTGATCCTGTTGGATCTGAATATGCCGGAGATGGATGGGGTGGAGTTCGTGCGGTATTTGGTCGAACGCCGCTACGTCGGCAGCCTGGTTTTGGTCAGCGGCGAGGACGAGCGCATGCAGCAGTCGGTCGAAAAATTGGTGCGGGCGCACAAAATCTCCATACTCGGCCACCTTTGCAAACCCGCTTCGCCGGAGAAGCTGGCGGAACTGCTCGGCCAATGGACGCCGCCGCCGGCAGGCAAAGTCAGGGTGGCAAAGAAGGCCTACGATGCGGACGAGGTGCGCGCCGCCATTGAGGGAGGCCGGCTGATCAATTATTACCAGCCCAAAGTATCGGTTTCCACCTCCGAGGTGGTCGGGGTGGAAACGCTGGTGCGATGGCACCATCACGAGGATGGCGTGGTCGCGCCCGATCAGTTTATCGGCGTCGCCGAAGCGCACGGCCTGATCGACGGCTTGACGCAGGTGGTGTTCACCAATGCCTTGGCCGACGCCAAAGGCTGGCAAGAAGCGGGGTTGGCGCTGCGGGTGGCCGTCAACATTTCCATGGACAACCTGGAGTCGCTGGATTTCACCGACTTCGTCGCCGCCCAGACCCTGGCGGCCGGCGTGCCGCCGCAACAAGTGGTGTTGGAGGTGACGGAAAGCCGGTTGATGCAGGATGCGCGCACTCCGTTGGAAGTCCTGGCGCGCTTGCGCTTGAAGCGCTTTCGCCTGTCGATCGACGATTTCGGCACCGGGCATTCTTCGTTGGCCCAATTGCGCGATATTCCGTTCGACGAGCTTAAAATCGACCAGGGATTCGTGCATGGCGCCTGGAGCAACGAGACGTTGCGCGTGATGTATGACGCCAGCCTGAACCTGGCCCGGCAGTTGGGCATGGAGGTCGTGGCGGAAGGGATCGAGGACCGCGAGGATTGGGAGCTGTTGCGCCGAACCGGCTGCGACATCGCCCAGGGTTATTTGATCGCTCGGCCCATGCCGGCCGCCGACGTCGCCGGCTGGATAGCCGACTGGCAGTCGGGGGGCTTCAGCCGCCTTGTCGTTGGGGATTGA